The following are encoded together in the Scytonema millei VB511283 genome:
- a CDS encoding AAA domain-containing protein gives MFEKYLLQFQSALNDEIRALRKSGGQKTFLSDGCYLGKRLDRYVYSFTADTELRFPDDTPVDLEYRGKKYKGTIVSIEGFELILGLENHLGDAIATAILFTAPWFLLEELKKRLEEVKNLKSANVSLALKLLGKTSESIPATSSQAHKILNKLEQQLGKPIEYNENQLLAIDKILSQNVSFIWGPPGTGKTKTLGMAVATLVQAGESVLVVAHSNAAVDVAMLSVAQYLQASPVYKNGLVLRYGVTNLSSLDRFPQLHVRGVLEQHNPALSSQIEQLEKQKKSLVRQSRNEKLSDLQRQQLKTQIALVKQKLQPLKEQLKEKEAELIRQANVVGCTLSKAAIAQEVHQRRFDAVVIDEASMAYIPHCAFISTLARRRVAVFGDFRQLGPISQADTEAAREWLQQDIFNEAGITASVKRGCTDPILVLLKIQYRK, from the coding sequence ATGTTTGAAAAATATCTTCTACAATTTCAATCAGCACTTAACGATGAAATTAGAGCCTTAAGAAAAAGCGGCGGACAAAAAACATTCTTAAGCGATGGGTGCTATTTAGGCAAACGCTTAGATCGGTACGTCTATTCTTTTACTGCTGATACAGAACTCCGCTTTCCAGATGATACACCAGTCGATCTAGAATATCGTGGAAAAAAGTATAAAGGCACTATTGTCTCTATTGAAGGATTTGAGCTGATTCTAGGATTAGAAAATCACCTCGGAGACGCGATCGCCACAGCAATACTTTTTACCGCTCCTTGGTTTTTGTTAGAGGAGTTGAAAAAGCGTCTAGAAGAAGTCAAAAACCTAAAGAGTGCTAACGTTTCCCTGGCTTTAAAACTTTTAGGAAAAACATCTGAGTCTATTCCCGCTACTAGCAGTCAAGCTCATAAAATACTTAACAAGTTAGAGCAACAATTAGGAAAGCCGATTGAGTATAACGAGAATCAATTGCTAGCTATCGATAAGATTCTCTCCCAAAATGTCAGCTTCATTTGGGGACCACCTGGTACTGGTAAAACCAAAACGCTTGGTATGGCGGTAGCTACACTCGTACAAGCTGGTGAGTCTGTGCTAGTAGTTGCCCACAGCAACGCAGCTGTAGATGTAGCAATGCTAAGTGTGGCTCAGTATTTACAAGCTTCACCTGTTTACAAAAATGGTTTGGTACTGCGTTATGGAGTAACTAATCTGTCGAGCCTCGATCGTTTTCCTCAACTTCATGTCAGGGGTGTACTGGAGCAACACAACCCAGCTTTATCATCGCAAATCGAGCAACTGGAAAAACAGAAGAAAAGCTTGGTTAGGCAGTCGCGAAATGAAAAATTAAGTGATTTACAGCGTCAACAACTCAAAACTCAAATAGCTCTAGTTAAACAGAAGTTACAGCCACTCAAAGAGCAGCTGAAAGAAAAAGAAGCGGAGCTGATTCGGCAAGCCAATGTTGTCGGCTGCACGCTATCTAAAGCTGCGATCGCCCAAGAAGTTCACCAACGTCGCTTTGATGCCGTAGTCATAGATGAAGCAAGCATGGCTTACATTCCTCACTGTGCTTTTATTAGTACTCTAGCGCGTCGTCGAGTCGCTGTTTTTGGTGACTTTCGACAGTTGGGACCAATTTCACAGGCAGACACCGAAGCAGCTAGAGAATGGTTACAGCAAGATATTTTTAATGAGGCTGGAATTACTGCTTCAGTCAAAAGAGGATGTACCGACCCAATATTGGTATTACTGAAAATCCAGTACCGTAAGTAG
- the mobF gene encoding MobF family relaxase, with protein MVCSIGRLYAKVEDYTQSDSYYIKGGGINQSEWYGKGAAQLELSGMVKPEDYHKAYKGLDPEGKALRQQQAGKKQNPGRDITLSAPKSVALVGLVKGDRQVLLEHKAAVRTAMDYVERNCIFTRTGKGGKERYQTDNALFAIFHHDDNRNQDPLVHSHCIAFNQTAGADGKWRSMDNRELYQQKMTIGTIYHHELGRRLKALGYELEWNRDGTFEVAGYTQQQLKVFSTRRSEIVAAVGMDASAEVKAQACTTTRKNKTYKTAEERESLEITWQQRAEAAGIEHPQPKLRQNLEESYHHSSHPGSTAELLRSAIEVKCDRAVAFPRHALLKESLIQSQGNYSLEEIERAIDREPNLLKTQDGRMITTQAVGRETDILQKAQVRKGGDRALATAQAAQEKAREFGLNSAQERALSHFATNQDAVMLCQGDAGVGKTYTLKALHEIVPANQSVRGLAPSAAAAEVLQQDAGIPCQTLDAYLMSPRQSLPQNELIVVDEAGMVSSRQMQALLERLQQTNSRAILIGDTKQLSAVQAGSPFKLLQQQAGLPTVGIDLNVRQQNPQLKATVDLIAAGKIEPGYQQLQQQGNIKQIPIDSKRFQTVANDYLSTDKKTRAKTLILAGTNAEKQMITTQVRQGLLARGQLGMDAREITVLKRKDLSTFAIAQANSYEPGNVVKFHQDSAKFSRDLFYRVDAVDAKNQTVTLRDKYGTTQILQLSQYKQREVFQAETREIRVGEQMKFTRNQYKQNQVNGQRFTVIELKDDGQIVVQTKGKTQAVNSDALLHCDYIYADTVHSSQGKTADRCIYVASSGNSPTVGRESFYVAASRARQEFIVYTASAKDLGLSVQQSRGQENALPLVVSHSSQSKSKPVASPPSQTRSSSVEPQRALQDSKIPVPSPTREQEFKLLVQSKYLIEEKGERNPQNSKEKIYKSADGTEIKLNGDRLRIKQGGSELEFGRDNATIKNTFSWQQMQEQIQALTAEAKQFIAIDRSRDRGRGISR; from the coding sequence ATGGTTTGTTCAATTGGTAGGCTCTATGCCAAAGTCGAGGACTATACCCAAAGCGACAGTTACTACATTAAAGGTGGAGGTATCAACCAGTCAGAATGGTACGGCAAAGGTGCGGCTCAGCTAGAGTTGAGTGGCATGGTAAAGCCAGAAGACTATCACAAAGCGTACAAAGGGTTAGACCCAGAAGGCAAAGCTTTACGACAGCAGCAGGCAGGTAAGAAGCAAAACCCAGGTAGAGACATTACTCTATCCGCACCTAAATCGGTCGCCTTGGTTGGTTTAGTCAAAGGCGATCGGCAAGTACTGCTAGAGCATAAAGCAGCAGTCCGCACTGCGATGGACTACGTAGAGCGCAACTGCATATTTACCAGAACGGGTAAGGGAGGAAAGGAGCGTTATCAAACCGACAATGCTTTATTTGCCATCTTCCACCACGACGACAACCGCAACCAAGATCCGCTAGTCCATAGCCACTGCATTGCATTTAATCAGACAGCAGGAGCAGATGGAAAGTGGCGCTCGATGGATAACCGCGAACTTTACCAGCAAAAGATGACGATCGGCACAATCTATCATCACGAGCTGGGTAGAAGACTAAAAGCATTAGGATACGAGTTGGAGTGGAATCGCGACGGCACGTTCGAGGTCGCAGGCTATACACAACAACAGCTAAAAGTTTTTAGCACTCGCCGCTCGGAGATCGTTGCCGCTGTTGGCATGGATGCGAGTGCCGAAGTCAAAGCCCAAGCTTGCACGACAACACGCAAAAACAAGACTTATAAAACAGCAGAGGAGCGAGAATCGCTAGAAATAACTTGGCAACAACGGGCAGAGGCAGCAGGAATCGAGCATCCGCAGCCAAAACTGCGGCAAAACCTTGAAGAATCCTATCACCACTCCTCGCACCCAGGTAGTACAGCCGAGCTGTTACGCAGCGCCATCGAAGTTAAGTGCGATCGCGCTGTTGCTTTTCCCCGTCACGCACTACTGAAAGAAAGCTTAATACAGTCACAAGGTAACTACAGCTTGGAGGAAATAGAACGAGCAATCGATCGCGAGCCGAATTTACTCAAAACTCAAGACGGACGGATGATCACTACCCAAGCAGTAGGACGCGAAACAGATATCCTACAAAAAGCGCAGGTTCGTAAGGGTGGCGATCGCGCCCTAGCAACCGCCCAAGCTGCCCAAGAAAAAGCACGAGAGTTTGGCTTAAACTCTGCCCAGGAACGCGCCTTATCGCACTTTGCTACGAACCAAGATGCGGTCATGCTTTGTCAGGGAGATGCAGGAGTCGGGAAGACGTATACGCTCAAGGCACTACACGAGATCGTCCCAGCTAACCAGTCAGTACGAGGCTTAGCGCCCAGTGCCGCTGCTGCCGAAGTCCTACAACAAGATGCGGGAATTCCTTGTCAAACTTTGGATGCTTATCTGATGTCTCCACGCCAGTCTTTACCGCAGAACGAGTTGATTGTAGTGGACGAAGCTGGCATGGTGAGTAGCCGTCAAATGCAGGCTTTACTGGAACGGTTGCAGCAGACTAACTCTAGAGCAATTCTCATCGGTGACACCAAACAACTTTCGGCAGTACAGGCTGGCTCTCCGTTTAAATTACTTCAGCAACAAGCTGGGCTTCCTACAGTCGGGATTGATTTGAATGTCCGCCAGCAAAACCCGCAGTTGAAAGCAACGGTGGATCTAATCGCCGCTGGCAAGATCGAGCCAGGTTATCAGCAATTGCAACAGCAGGGCAACATTAAGCAAATTCCGATTGACAGTAAACGATTTCAAACAGTAGCCAACGATTACTTAAGCACAGATAAAAAGACGCGAGCCAAGACTCTGATCCTGGCTGGTACTAACGCTGAAAAGCAAATGATTACGACCCAAGTAAGACAAGGATTGCTCGCACGGGGTCAACTTGGTATGGATGCGAGAGAAATTACCGTTCTCAAGCGCAAAGACTTAAGCACATTTGCGATCGCCCAAGCTAATAGTTACGAGCCAGGTAATGTAGTCAAGTTTCACCAAGACTCCGCTAAATTCAGTCGAGATTTGTTCTATCGAGTCGATGCTGTGGATGCAAAAAACCAGACAGTTACTCTTAGAGACAAATACGGTACGACGCAAATACTACAACTAAGTCAGTATAAACAGCGCGAAGTTTTTCAGGCGGAAACTAGAGAAATCCGTGTCGGAGAACAGATGAAGTTCACGCGCAATCAGTATAAGCAAAACCAGGTGAACGGGCAACGCTTTACTGTCATCGAGTTGAAAGATGATGGTCAGATCGTCGTTCAAACCAAAGGCAAAACTCAAGCTGTAAATTCTGATGCCCTATTGCACTGCGATTATATTTACGCAGATACAGTACATAGCAGCCAGGGTAAAACTGCCGATCGCTGTATCTATGTTGCCAGCTCAGGTAATTCGCCAACCGTTGGGCGAGAAAGTTTTTATGTAGCCGCATCGCGGGCGAGACAAGAATTTATCGTCTATACTGCTAGTGCTAAAGACCTGGGGCTATCGGTACAGCAATCCAGGGGACAAGAGAATGCTTTGCCACTAGTTGTCAGCCATTCCAGCCAAAGTAAATCTAAACCAGTAGCGTCGCCGCCCAGTCAGACACGATCTTCGTCTGTTGAGCCACAGCGAGCCTTACAGGATTCAAAAATACCAGTTCCATCTCCTACAAGGGAGCAAGAATTTAAGCTTTTGGTTCAATCGAAATATTTAATTGAAGAAAAAGGGGAACGAAACCCGCAGAACTCCAAAGAAAAGATTTACAAATCGGCAGATGGTACGGAAATAAAATTGAATGGCGATCGCCTGAGAATTAAGCAGGGAGGATCGGAACTAGAATTCGGTCGCGACAATGCGACTATAAAAAATACTTTTTCTTGGCAACAAATGCAGGAGCAAATTCAAGCTCTTACTGCTGAAGCAAAACAATTCATTGCAATAGATCGCTCTCGCGATCGCGGACGGGGTATTAGTCGATAA
- a CDS encoding IS630 family transposase translates to MIFIREINSLSSKLLERIYRQSRHHQVRQRAHCLILASQGVKIEELMNIFQVSYKTIYNWLNRWESEGMVGLYNKPGRGSKPTFNSQQKAKIREWAQRQPRQLKQVAQKIKEEWGITISTKTIKRILKTLSMSWHRMRRGLGGKPNLQEYQEKQAQLEELKRLDERGEIDLYYLDETGFCLIPCVPYGWQNIGEYLALSSRRSRRLNVLGILNRKNHLETYISSQSINSDVVITCIETFFSTVNRPTFIVVDQSSIHTSDAILDKIEEWSERGITIFVLPPYSPQLNLIEILWRFMKYQWIEIDAYKTWETFVASIEKILKEVGKNYVINFV, encoded by the coding sequence ATGATATTCATTAGAGAAATCAATTCTCTCTCCTCAAAGCTGTTAGAACGAATTTATCGTCAAAGCCGACATCATCAAGTACGTCAAAGAGCGCACTGTTTAATTTTAGCTTCACAAGGAGTCAAAATAGAAGAGTTAATGAACATTTTTCAAGTCAGTTATAAAACAATATATAACTGGTTGAATCGATGGGAATCAGAGGGAATGGTAGGACTATACAACAAACCAGGAAGAGGTAGTAAACCGACATTTAATTCTCAACAAAAAGCAAAAATAAGAGAGTGGGCGCAGCGACAGCCAAGGCAATTAAAACAGGTAGCACAAAAGATTAAAGAAGAATGGGGAATCACCATCAGTACCAAAACAATCAAAAGAATATTGAAAACACTGTCAATGAGTTGGCATCGGATGCGTCGAGGGTTAGGCGGAAAACCAAACCTGCAAGAATATCAAGAAAAACAAGCGCAGTTAGAAGAATTGAAGCGATTGGATGAGCGGGGTGAAATTGACTTATATTACTTAGATGAAACGGGATTTTGTCTGATTCCTTGTGTTCCTTATGGCTGGCAAAATATTGGAGAATATTTAGCGTTGTCCAGTCGCCGTAGCCGTCGATTAAACGTTCTAGGAATCCTAAATAGAAAAAATCATCTTGAGACTTATATTTCTTCTCAAAGTATTAATTCTGATGTGGTTATCACTTGCATTGAGACTTTCTTTTCTACAGTAAATAGACCAACATTTATTGTCGTTGACCAATCTTCTATTCATACCAGTGATGCCATTCTTGATAAAATTGAAGAATGGTCTGAACGTGGAATTACTATCTTTGTATTGCCCCCCTATTCACCCCAATTAAATTTAATTGAGATTTTGTGGCGGTTTATGAAGTATCAATGGATTGAAATAGATGCTTACAAGACTTGGGAAACTTTTGTGGCATCTATTGAGAAAATCTTGAAAGAAGTAGGTAAAAACTATGTAATTAATTTTGTCTAA
- a CDS encoding C-terminal helicase domain-containing protein: MHPDIAAIPNRLFYDSQLVDGARVKEQTTSIAQNPPSSGNALVLYDLTKLSAFCFSEEESHSRFNFISALVAVNLAYANVRAGNSNIGIITPYNAQSRLIHRLLKDLSIAEKLVKVATVHRFQGSEQDVIIFDTVEGPPREKPGLLVTGGMDSTAMRLANVAISRARGKFIGIVNYSYLQNKLNSFNIFRKLIDRVAARASIHSITWSKEASANNWKLDLPGVTCFPNSHTALKQIESEITKAKEEIAINWSTPLAKHHFSASILKRCHPERVRFYITGQGYQSFAIGLQNTQIWQGRSQLNISLVGIDRQCLWIYVNPASPNSVVLRLDLPQTVKLLYAFWRLVPSEEVKQDTLLEKIAKGQSPVGMPCPVCRSLLYPTVGKYGAYLACTNKNKCRYTKSMSSTDATNWAHLNNIKCTKCRSQVKGCKGYKGVFLRCTNSKCDGWTPLENFVSSIQNFLFCRKPQDLTDFRCPAGITYSKPGQFLTIPSPLGFIFLGFSVYCRWQFFLTRNARLANARLLTALAVLYS, from the coding sequence ATGCATCCAGATATTGCAGCTATACCCAATCGCCTTTTTTACGATAGCCAGCTAGTAGATGGTGCAAGAGTAAAGGAGCAAACAACATCTATTGCCCAAAATCCACCCAGTTCTGGAAATGCGCTTGTCCTTTACGACCTTACTAAATTGTCCGCTTTCTGTTTCAGCGAGGAAGAATCTCACAGCCGCTTTAACTTTATATCGGCTTTAGTAGCGGTTAATCTAGCATATGCCAATGTTCGAGCAGGTAATTCCAATATAGGAATTATTACTCCTTATAATGCTCAGTCTCGCTTGATTCATCGACTATTAAAAGATTTATCGATTGCCGAAAAGCTGGTGAAGGTAGCAACAGTACATCGCTTTCAGGGGTCGGAACAAGATGTAATTATATTTGACACGGTTGAAGGTCCACCACGAGAAAAGCCAGGACTACTGGTAACTGGCGGAATGGATAGCACTGCTATGCGACTGGCTAACGTAGCGATTAGTAGAGCTAGAGGAAAATTCATTGGAATTGTCAACTATTCTTATCTGCAAAACAAGCTCAATTCATTTAACATCTTTCGTAAACTGATCGATCGGGTAGCAGCGCGAGCAAGTATTCATTCTATTACCTGGTCAAAAGAGGCATCTGCTAACAACTGGAAGCTAGATCTCCCAGGAGTAACCTGTTTTCCGAATAGTCATACAGCGTTGAAGCAAATTGAATCGGAGATTACCAAGGCTAAAGAAGAAATCGCTATTAACTGGTCAACCCCGCTAGCTAAACACCATTTTTCTGCTTCTATTCTCAAAAGATGTCATCCAGAGCGCGTTCGCTTTTATATTACTGGACAAGGCTATCAAAGTTTTGCTATTGGGCTACAGAACACTCAAATTTGGCAAGGGCGATCGCAACTCAATATCAGTTTGGTTGGCATCGATCGCCAGTGCTTATGGATATACGTTAATCCTGCTTCCCCTAACTCAGTTGTATTGCGTCTAGACTTGCCACAAACAGTTAAGCTTCTCTATGCTTTTTGGCGATTAGTACCTAGTGAAGAAGTTAAGCAGGACACCCTATTAGAGAAGATTGCCAAAGGTCAAAGTCCGGTAGGGATGCCTTGTCCTGTGTGCAGAAGTCTTTTGTATCCTACTGTCGGCAAGTATGGTGCTTATCTAGCGTGTACTAATAAAAATAAATGTCGTTACACTAAATCAATGTCTTCTACCGATGCCACTAATTGGGCGCATCTAAATAATATCAAGTGTACAAAATGCCGTTCTCAAGTAAAAGGTTGTAAAGGTTACAAAGGTGTTTTTCTCAGATGTACAAACTCAAAGTGTGATGGCTGGACACCATTAGAAAATTTTGTAAGTTCTATACAAAATTTTCTCTTTTGTAGAAAACCTCAAGATCTTACAGATTTTCGTTGTCCAGCAGGAATTACATATTCAAAACCAGGGCAGTTCCTTACAATTCCATCACCGCTAGGATTCATTTTCTTGGGATTCTCTGTGTATTGCCGCTGGCAGTTTTTTCTCACGCGCAATGCAAGACTTGCTAACGCTCGATTGTTGACAGCATTGGCTGTGTTGTATTCGTGA
- a CDS encoding type II toxin-antitoxin system VapC family toxin, with product MTYHPIVLADSGFLFAYYSAKDKYHGLVRRFFESFTSKLLTTSPICTEVMWLLSSDWQTQNEFLLDVAKGLYECEQLLPQDFSRIAELNAQYADLPGDFADLSLIAISERLDIAAIATLDSDFDIYRRYRKQPFERVFRPE from the coding sequence ATGACCTATCATCCGATTGTTCTAGCGGATAGCGGTTTTTTATTTGCTTACTACAGTGCCAAAGATAAATATCATGGCTTGGTACGGCGCTTCTTTGAAAGCTTTACGTCGAAGCTACTAACGACATCGCCTATTTGCACAGAAGTCATGTGGCTGCTTAGCTCCGACTGGCAGACACAAAATGAATTTCTTTTAGATGTGGCTAAAGGACTTTATGAGTGCGAGCAACTTTTACCACAAGACTTTTCCCGTATTGCTGAACTCAACGCTCAGTATGCCGATCTCCCAGGAGACTTTGCCGATTTATCCTTGATTGCTATCTCCGAGCGTCTAGACATTGCAGCGATCGCTACTTTAGACAGTGATTTTGATATTTACCGCCGCTATCGGAAACAGCCTTTTGAGCGGGTGTTTCGACCGGAGTAA
- a CDS encoding type IV secretion system DNA-binding domain-containing protein translates to MFLFQNPHLILPYLIQEIGVVWLTIGSIGIVALFWLLIVISTSNSSNVLRGAKLVSSGKLKSILQQQPKLRNQPQLKIAGMPIPSAYENRGFFVVGSPGSGKTKAIEQLVATLKQRTDFRAIIFDRGGELLEKFYDPTKDIIFNPHDARSCTWTHVYEQAQPATIAAGLIPMESAREPFFSNAGRAVMTELFRKTRNNAELLELLRGNVEQLKTFLAGTLAYRYLEEAKVATSVLSTAANYCQFYESLLTPQAKALSFYQWGASDSPRWIFITLNEDDTELFKPLYSLAFELMLKGLLSNQQHTRKTAIAIDELGALNQLPSLSRLLSESRKFLGCPILGTQTEAQITKIYGKEDTRILLQGAKTKLILNCADPQTAETMAQVIGKQERVDFTNNRNRSRNYSGRGAGHGSSYGESEQIRETYAVMPSQLQDLPDLAGYLKISGLPAALVQVRVQDFSVRAERFVPRSQVSTSPAAAQPVKKAQSVQEQWENLRSQLIEHQNR, encoded by the coding sequence TTGTTTTTATTCCAGAATCCTCATCTAATCTTGCCCTACTTAATTCAAGAGATTGGGGTGGTTTGGCTGACGATTGGATCGATAGGAATTGTGGCTCTATTTTGGTTGCTAATTGTGATTTCTACATCCAACTCGTCGAACGTTTTGCGGGGAGCTAAGTTAGTTTCGTCGGGCAAACTCAAAAGCATTTTGCAGCAACAGCCCAAGCTCCGCAACCAACCCCAACTTAAAATTGCCGGAATGCCTATTCCATCTGCCTACGAGAATCGAGGCTTTTTTGTGGTTGGTTCTCCTGGCAGTGGTAAGACTAAAGCGATCGAGCAATTAGTTGCAACCTTAAAACAGCGAACTGATTTTCGCGCAATTATTTTCGATCGCGGTGGCGAACTGCTAGAAAAGTTTTACGATCCCACTAAAGACATCATCTTCAATCCTCACGATGCCCGTAGCTGCACCTGGACGCACGTTTACGAGCAAGCTCAACCTGCGACAATTGCTGCTGGTTTGATCCCGATGGAATCAGCTCGCGAACCTTTCTTTTCCAATGCAGGGCGAGCTGTGATGACAGAATTATTTCGTAAAACTAGAAATAATGCGGAATTGCTGGAGTTACTTCGGGGCAATGTAGAACAACTCAAAACTTTTTTAGCAGGTACTTTAGCTTATCGGTATTTAGAGGAAGCCAAAGTAGCGACTTCGGTGTTGTCAACGGCGGCTAACTACTGTCAGTTTTACGAATCCCTGCTAACGCCACAAGCAAAGGCACTGAGCTTTTACCAGTGGGGAGCTAGCGACAGCCCTAGATGGATTTTTATCACTTTGAATGAGGACGATACAGAACTATTCAAGCCCTTGTATAGCCTTGCTTTTGAGTTAATGCTCAAGGGGCTGCTTTCTAATCAACAACATACTCGCAAAACTGCGATCGCGATCGACGAGTTAGGTGCGCTCAACCAGTTGCCTAGCCTGAGCCGATTACTCAGCGAAAGCCGCAAGTTTTTGGGTTGTCCGATCCTAGGAACTCAAACTGAAGCCCAAATTACTAAAATCTATGGCAAAGAAGATACTCGCATCTTGCTCCAAGGTGCAAAAACAAAGCTGATCTTAAACTGTGCCGATCCTCAAACTGCTGAGACAATGGCGCAAGTGATTGGCAAGCAGGAACGAGTAGATTTTACCAATAACCGTAATCGCAGCCGGAATTACTCAGGCAGAGGAGCGGGGCATGGCAGCAGTTATGGCGAGAGCGAGCAAATTCGCGAAACTTATGCGGTTATGCCTTCCCAGTTGCAAGATTTACCCGACTTAGCGGGCTATTTGAAAATCTCTGGACTACCAGCAGCTCTCGTCCAAGTTAGAGTTCAAGACTTTTCTGTACGAGCAGAACGCTTCGTTCCCCGCTCTCAAGTATCTACTTCGCCTGCCGCAGCTCAACCAGTCAAAAAGGCGCAAAGCGTTCAGGAGCAGTGGGAAAATTTGCGATCGCAATTGATCGAGCATCAAAATCGCTAG
- a CDS encoding pentapeptide repeat-containing protein: MPSFQASSKSFPELIRKAREASHLSQAAFGKLFSPPVTQPTVARWEKGEILPDRRHFPKIASLLSLTLEQLFDYIEGRITEINDLSEPPVLATLNKMHLAILNRGAVDWNRWREKNPEIFPQLVGAKPKELNLDGIDLREADLRDVDFSAKSLRNARLDATDLRGANLVEADLRNADLRGANLREANLTKANLSNANLEGADLFRATIKNADFMSANLKKANLSKVVFRDARLCDANLEDANLSKSILIFVDLRGAILNRANFEKAIIKGGLVDGISTWDINLNGAIQEYLHISSVNGNSVYVNDLRLAYIKHLALQHNEDGEIQSIINQLQQTLEKKTIKDRSSNFIDTNSQVVASERRRLLSKVDLSTDLILDRENPMSLFFDEFGRRFSSIKNWFVSTILLPVKMLADNDFFDGGFLDIEDCNYDDSEDTEPKPPSPDDAGFIHPAIIKYSQENGPFVYLGLQDHDFIKINYERCTGHKEPSWENLHGISVYVHSNDKPTRLKDGSIDDEALTATGQSIKWYKDPNEAFADFKNRMESFQGSINQVNVYSGIQELKERIEKALCEPQIDLEGAINFYISSTPRQHILKTIALELINKTE; the protein is encoded by the coding sequence GTGCCTAGTTTTCAAGCATCATCAAAATCATTTCCTGAACTGATCAGGAAAGCTAGGGAAGCAAGCCATTTATCTCAGGCAGCATTCGGTAAACTTTTTAGTCCTCCTGTGACACAACCTACAGTGGCACGTTGGGAAAAAGGAGAAATACTGCCCGACCGAAGACACTTTCCCAAAATTGCTTCGTTGCTGAGTTTAACTCTAGAGCAGCTTTTTGACTATATTGAGGGTCGAATAACTGAAATAAATGACTTGTCAGAGCCGCCAGTTCTTGCAACGCTGAATAAGATGCATCTAGCTATTCTCAATCGAGGAGCAGTAGATTGGAATCGCTGGAGAGAAAAAAATCCTGAAATATTTCCGCAGCTTGTAGGAGCAAAGCCTAAAGAGCTAAACCTAGATGGGATTGACCTTCGTGAAGCCGATCTAAGAGATGTAGACTTTAGCGCAAAATCATTAAGGAATGCCAGACTTGATGCAACAGATCTTAGAGGGGCTAATTTAGTAGAGGCAGACTTAAGAAACGCTGACTTGAGAGGAGCAAATCTAAGGGAAGCAAATTTAACAAAAGCTAATTTAAGCAATGCTAACTTGGAAGGAGCAGATTTATTTAGAGCAACCATTAAAAATGCAGACTTTATGTCAGCAAACTTAAAAAAAGCTAACTTGAGCAAAGTAGTTTTTAGAGACGCACGCTTATGTGACGCAAATCTTGAAGATGCAAATCTTAGCAAGAGCATTCTCATATTTGTAGATTTGAGAGGAGCGATTCTAAATAGGGCAAATTTTGAAAAGGCAATTATTAAAGGCGGCTTAGTTGATGGTATATCAACTTGGGATATAAATCTTAACGGAGCAATCCAGGAATATTTACATATCAGCTCAGTTAACGGGAATTCTGTTTACGTTAATGATTTAAGATTGGCTTATATCAAGCATCTAGCTCTTCAGCACAATGAGGATGGTGAAATTCAAAGTATAATTAATCAACTCCAGCAAACCCTTGAGAAAAAGACTATTAAAGATAGATCGAGTAACTTCATTGACACAAACTCTCAAGTAGTAGCATCTGAGCGAAGAAGATTACTTAGCAAGGTGGATTTAAGCACAGATCTAATACTCGATCGAGAAAATCCAATGTCTTTGTTTTTTGATGAATTTGGGAGAAGGTTCTCTTCTATCAAAAACTGGTTTGTATCTACTATTCTACTTCCTGTCAAAATGCTGGCTGACAATGATTTTTTTGATGGAGGTTTTTTAGATATAGAAGATTGTAATTATGACGATTCAGAAGATACAGAACCGAAACCACCAAGCCCTGATGATGCAGGTTTTATACATCCTGCAATCATAAAGTACTCTCAGGAAAATGGTCCATTTGTATATTTAGGATTGCAGGATCACGATTTTATCAAAATAAACTATGAACGTTGTACAGGGCATAAAGAACCCTCTTGGGAAAATCTACATGGAATTAGCGTGTACGTTCACTCAAATGACAAACCCACAAGGCTTAAGGATGGAAGTATAGATGACGAAGCTCTAACGGCAACAGGTCAAAGTATCAAATGGTATAAAGACCCGAATGAAGCCTTCGCTGATTTTAAAAATCGAATGGAGAGCTTTCAGGGCAGTATCAATCAAGTAAATGTATATTCTGGTATTCAAGAGTTAAAAGAAAGAATAGAAAAAGCTTTGTGCGAACCTCAAATAGATCTAGAAGGAGCGATAAATTTTTATATCTCTTCTACTCCTCGACAGCACATTCTCAAAACTATTGCACTTGAATTAATCAATAAAACGGAGTAA